The following are from one region of the Cyanobium sp. ATX 6F1 genome:
- a CDS encoding CCA tRNA nucleotidyltransferase gives MELPGLPPGLLEALVAHSGGRRLALVGGAVRDLLLHQVHNDPWRGLVDLDLVLEGSAPELAERLRVWAGPERLGFCHIHGAYGTAELELDGVLLDLASARQESYPAPGENPVVRFAALADDLARRDFTINAMALELAPAAGGVVALELLDPHGGQADLAARRLRLLHGSSLNDDPTRVLRAARYAARLGFELAPGSLEQLRRTLAAWPWAWRPGDPPELAPPALGTRLRMELDLLLEREDWREALGCLQAWGALPLVEEALQNDRHWRRRLRWAQRFALPLLPAWLAVVADLPALAARLQLPHHGQKLLHQFVQLRQWLAAVQGSSAGWSPSRWSEALEERGGSAEAVALALAAGLGPRRPLLRWWLRWRHLKAPVTATELIAEGLTPGPALGQALRARRAQRLDQERP, from the coding sequence ATGGAACTCCCTGGGCTGCCTCCTGGGCTGCTGGAGGCCCTGGTGGCCCACTCCGGCGGCCGGCGGCTGGCCCTGGTGGGGGGCGCCGTGCGTGATCTGTTGCTGCATCAGGTCCACAACGACCCCTGGCGCGGCCTGGTGGATCTGGATCTGGTGCTGGAGGGCTCGGCCCCGGAACTGGCGGAGCGGCTACGGGTCTGGGCCGGTCCGGAGCGGCTGGGGTTCTGTCACATTCACGGGGCCTATGGCACGGCGGAACTGGAGCTCGATGGGGTGCTGCTGGATCTGGCCAGCGCCCGCCAGGAGAGCTACCCCGCCCCTGGAGAGAACCCCGTGGTGCGCTTCGCCGCCCTGGCCGATGACCTGGCCCGCCGCGACTTCACAATCAACGCCATGGCCCTGGAGTTGGCCCCCGCCGCCGGCGGTGTGGTGGCCCTGGAGCTGCTGGATCCCCACGGCGGCCAGGCGGATCTGGCGGCCCGCCGCCTGCGCCTGCTCCACGGCAGCAGCCTCAACGATGACCCCACCCGCGTGCTGCGGGCGGCCCGCTACGCCGCCCGGCTTGGGTTCGAGCTGGCGCCAGGCAGCCTGGAGCAGTTGCGGCGCACCCTGGCCGCCTGGCCCTGGGCCTGGCGGCCGGGAGATCCTCCGGAGCTGGCCCCACCGGCCCTGGGCACCCGCCTGCGCATGGAGCTGGATCTGCTGCTGGAGCGGGAGGACTGGCGCGAGGCCCTGGGCTGTCTGCAGGCCTGGGGGGCCCTGCCCCTGGTGGAGGAGGCCCTCCAGAACGACCGCCACTGGCGGCGCCGGCTGCGCTGGGCCCAGCGCTTCGCGTTACCCCTGCTGCCGGCCTGGCTGGCGGTGGTGGCTGATCTTCCGGCGCTGGCGGCCCGGCTGCAGTTGCCCCACCACGGCCAGAAGCTGCTGCACCAGTTCGTTCAGCTGCGCCAGTGGCTGGCGGCGGTGCAGGGCTCCAGCGCCGGCTGGTCGCCCTCGCGCTGGAGCGAGGCGCTGGAAGAGCGGGGTGGGTCGGCGGAGGCGGTGGCCCTGGCCCTGGCGGCGGGCCTCGGCCCCCGTCGGCCCCTGCTGCGCTGGTGGCTGCGCTGGCGTCACTTGAAGGCACCGGTCACCGCCACGGAGCTGATCGCCGAGGGCCTGACGCCGGGTCCGGCCCTGGGGCAGGCGCTGCGGGCGCGGCGGGCCCAGCGCCTCGACCAGGAGCGCCCCTGA
- a CDS encoding UvrD-helicase domain-containing protein, translated as MTSFLAGLNDAQRRAVDHHNGPLLVVAGAGSGKTRALTHRIAHLIGHHGVDPAQLLAVTFTNKAAREMKERLEVLLAQKLAQSQFGQPFSTLSAVEQRQLRSRIYREVIKDLWIGTFHALFARLLRFDIDKYTDPEGLSWTRQFSIYDEADAQTLVKEIVTQELGLDPKRFEPKKVRWAISNAKNQGWLPEQLEADQQGQRGKQMAEAYRRYRRALAANNALDFDDLLLLPVQLLSANEQVRHYWHGRFRHVLVDEYQDTNRTQYDLIKLIVTGGEEPEQFTNWADRSVFVVGDADQSIYSFRAADFTILMGFQDDFGDRAADDATRTMVKLEENYRSTATILAAANALIAHNSERIDKVLRPTRGEGEPITLTRCDDEIAEAEAVVHRMRLLDANHPELRWGDMAVLYRTNAQSRAMEESLVRWGIPYIVVGGLRFYDRREIKDVLAYLRLLVNPADTVSLLRVLNVPRRGIGKTTVQRLTDASSQLGIPLWDVVSDAEAVRSLGGRSARGLLQFSELIGDLAGRIQDAAPSELVQRVMEQSGYVAELISEGTDEAEERRRNLQELVNAALQYQEENEEGSLEGFLASAALASDADSKDTAADRVTLMTLHASKGLEFPVVFMVGLEQGLFPSYRSLEDPAALEEERRLCYVGITRAKERLFLSHASERRLWGGLREPAVPSVFLSELPAELIQGDLPGSGGAALRREQRLERLTRVDRDESLRTAAGGAAGAPANAVRRKGISRSWSVGDRLRHANFGEGKVTHLFGSGEKVSIAVKFAGMGPKILDPRLAPIEALGGDPTGGGSA; from the coding sequence TTGACTTCTTTTCTGGCCGGCCTCAATGACGCCCAGCGGCGGGCGGTGGATCACCACAACGGCCCGCTGCTGGTGGTGGCCGGCGCCGGCAGTGGCAAGACTCGCGCCCTCACCCACCGGATCGCCCACCTGATCGGTCACCACGGTGTCGATCCGGCCCAGTTGCTGGCGGTCACCTTCACCAACAAGGCGGCCAGGGAGATGAAGGAGCGGCTGGAGGTCCTGCTGGCCCAGAAGCTCGCCCAGAGCCAGTTCGGCCAGCCCTTCAGCACGTTGAGCGCCGTGGAGCAGCGCCAGCTGCGCAGCCGCATCTATCGCGAAGTGATCAAAGACCTCTGGATCGGCACCTTCCACGCCCTGTTCGCGCGGCTGCTGCGCTTCGACATCGACAAGTACACCGATCCCGAGGGCCTGAGCTGGACCCGCCAGTTCTCGATCTACGACGAGGCCGACGCCCAGACCCTGGTCAAGGAGATCGTCACCCAGGAACTGGGCCTGGATCCCAAGCGTTTCGAACCCAAGAAGGTGCGCTGGGCGATCAGCAACGCCAAGAACCAGGGCTGGTTGCCCGAGCAGCTCGAGGCCGATCAGCAGGGGCAACGGGGCAAGCAGATGGCCGAGGCCTACCGCCGCTACCGCCGCGCCCTGGCCGCCAACAACGCCCTTGACTTCGACGACCTGCTCCTGCTTCCGGTGCAGCTTTTAAGCGCGAATGAGCAGGTCCGCCACTACTGGCACGGGCGCTTCCGCCACGTGCTGGTGGATGAATACCAGGACACCAACCGCACCCAGTACGACCTGATCAAGCTGATCGTCACGGGCGGCGAGGAGCCCGAGCAGTTCACCAACTGGGCCGATCGCTCAGTGTTCGTGGTGGGCGATGCCGACCAGAGCATCTACAGCTTCCGGGCGGCCGACTTCACGATCCTGATGGGCTTCCAGGACGACTTCGGCGATCGCGCCGCCGACGACGCCACCCGCACGATGGTGAAGCTGGAGGAGAACTACCGCTCCACCGCCACGATCCTGGCGGCGGCCAACGCCCTGATCGCCCACAACAGCGAACGCATCGACAAGGTGCTGCGTCCCACCCGCGGCGAAGGCGAACCGATCACGCTCACCCGCTGCGACGACGAGATTGCCGAGGCCGAGGCGGTGGTGCACCGCATGCGCCTGCTCGATGCCAACCACCCCGAGTTGCGCTGGGGTGACATGGCCGTGCTGTATCGCACCAATGCCCAATCGCGGGCGATGGAGGAATCGCTGGTGCGCTGGGGCATCCCCTACATCGTGGTCGGGGGCCTGCGCTTCTACGACCGGCGCGAGATCAAGGACGTGCTCGCCTACCTGCGCCTGCTGGTGAACCCGGCCGACACCGTCAGCCTGTTGCGGGTGCTGAACGTGCCCCGGCGCGGCATCGGCAAGACCACAGTTCAGCGACTCACCGATGCCTCCAGTCAGCTGGGAATCCCCCTCTGGGATGTGGTCAGCGACGCCGAGGCGGTGCGGTCCCTGGGGGGGCGTTCCGCCCGGGGCCTGCTCCAGTTCAGTGAGCTGATCGGCGATCTGGCCGGCCGGATCCAGGACGCGGCCCCCTCGGAGCTGGTGCAGCGGGTGATGGAGCAGAGCGGCTATGTGGCCGAGCTGATCAGCGAGGGCACCGATGAGGCCGAGGAGCGGCGCCGCAACCTGCAGGAGCTGGTGAATGCCGCCCTGCAGTACCAGGAGGAGAACGAGGAGGGCTCCCTGGAAGGGTTCCTGGCCAGCGCCGCCCTGGCCAGCGACGCCGATAGCAAGGACACCGCCGCCGACCGGGTCACCCTGATGACCCTGCACGCCAGCAAGGGTCTGGAGTTTCCCGTGGTGTTCATGGTGGGTCTGGAGCAGGGGCTGTTCCCCAGCTACCGCTCGCTGGAGGATCCCGCCGCCCTCGAGGAGGAGCGGCGCCTCTGCTACGTGGGCATCACCCGGGCCAAGGAGCGCCTGTTCCTCTCCCACGCCAGCGAACGGCGGCTCTGGGGCGGCCTGCGCGAGCCGGCCGTGCCCTCGGTGTTTCTCTCGGAGCTGCCAGCGGAGTTGATCCAGGGCGATCTGCCGGGCAGCGGTGGCGCGGCCCTGCGGCGGGAGCAGCGGCTGGAGCGGCTCACCCGGGTGGACCGCGATGAGAGTCTGCGCACCGCCGCCGGCGGGGCCGCGGGGGCGCCGGCCAACGCCGTGCGCCGCAAGGGGATCTCGCGCAGCTGGAGCGTGGGGGATCGCCTGCGCCACGCCAACTTCGGTGAGGGGAAGGTCACCCATCTGTTCGGCAGCGGCGAGAAGGTCTCGATCGCGGTGAAGTTCGCGGGCATGGGGCCGAAGATCCTTGATCCGCGCCTGGCGCCGATCGAAGCCCTGGGCGGCGATCCGACCGGCGGCGGTTCGGCCTGA
- a CDS encoding glycosyltransferase family 2 protein, protein MTAPGLSVVTVCMNRREHLLHSAAALSRWPHHKEHLIVDWSSTEPLRRADLPDDPRLRLVRVEGEPSWNLCRAYNFGISRARGPWILKLDADCWPTADFDPSLVVPDGSGGPGPAEGAYALGSGPDGRKGQFLIAKELFAAIGGFNEYLVGYGFDDKDLKIRLRVFSGREPLEIPPTWLEVIAHTDAERAELWRGEQRSLIGQSLGTARMRASRLSNRLLVAYHPWSSHSIASEYHEQPDGTWLVRPDSVPSPSTEVAEEIGHVRRMTFWGYFLAIPEPCLEVLPYSMFPPARRGRWDVRWWHRLYWYTGRQLLTLPVCLLASTRGLLMELKQRFGRA, encoded by the coding sequence TTGACCGCGCCCGGCCTCAGCGTCGTCACGGTCTGCATGAATCGGCGCGAGCACCTGCTGCACTCCGCCGCCGCCCTCAGCCGCTGGCCCCACCACAAGGAGCACCTGATCGTTGACTGGAGCAGCACCGAGCCCCTGCGGCGGGCTGACCTCCCGGATGATCCCCGCCTGCGGCTGGTGCGGGTGGAGGGCGAACCCAGCTGGAACCTCTGCCGGGCCTACAACTTCGGGATCTCCCGGGCGCGGGGTCCGTGGATCCTCAAGCTGGATGCCGACTGCTGGCCGACCGCCGACTTCGATCCATCGCTCGTGGTGCCCGATGGATCCGGAGGCCCTGGCCCAGCGGAAGGGGCCTACGCCCTGGGCAGCGGTCCGGATGGGCGCAAGGGTCAGTTTCTGATCGCCAAGGAGCTGTTCGCAGCCATTGGCGGCTTCAACGAATATCTGGTGGGCTACGGCTTCGACGACAAGGATCTGAAGATCCGGCTTCGGGTGTTCAGCGGCCGGGAGCCCCTGGAGATCCCCCCCACCTGGCTGGAGGTGATCGCCCATACGGACGCCGAGCGGGCGGAGCTGTGGCGCGGCGAACAACGCAGCCTGATCGGCCAGTCGCTCGGTACGGCTCGGATGCGTGCGTCCCGCCTTTCCAACCGTCTGCTGGTGGCCTACCACCCCTGGAGCAGCCACTCCATCGCCAGCGAGTACCACGAACAACCCGATGGAACCTGGCTGGTGCGACCCGACTCGGTCCCGTCACCCTCGACGGAGGTCGCCGAGGAGATCGGCCATGTGCGGCGGATGACCTTCTGGGGCTACTTTTTGGCGATCCCGGAACCCTGCCTGGAGGTGCTGCCTTATTCCATGTTCCCGCCGGCCCGGCGTGGCCGCTGGGACGTGCGCTGGTGGCATCGGCTCTACTGGTACACCGGCCGGCAGCTGTTGACGCTCCCGGTCTGCCTTCTGGCCTCGACCCGTGGGCTGCTGATGGAACTCAAACAGCGGTTCGGCAGGGCCTGA
- a CDS encoding sulfotransferase family 2 domain-containing protein: MAPKALVNKINNVTIFTSPKCSCRSVSDFAWEVAKLSEIRNREKVNIIVFRNPFNRLISGFLNKYVEHTKYVDDAKRKNPRVDLHSFENFLGELSSNGLKLIDKLHFTSQISAYKRRTFDLVFNSEDLEPLQNYINSMFLTSVEMPFRVNKYGAKNLGESPSAAAADSLPCDPWKLDAGRLLELIKSKQTPAYSDFYNPSLKAIAKAFYHDDFSFLTACLDRGLIDSGFHERLTTI; this comes from the coding sequence ATGGCACCCAAAGCCTTGGTCAACAAGATCAACAATGTAACGATCTTCACCTCTCCGAAATGTTCATGCAGGAGTGTCAGTGACTTTGCCTGGGAAGTCGCGAAACTGAGCGAAATACGAAACAGAGAGAAGGTCAACATCATCGTCTTTCGGAACCCCTTCAACCGCCTGATCAGCGGATTCCTCAACAAGTACGTCGAACACACCAAGTATGTCGATGACGCCAAGAGGAAGAACCCCCGGGTCGACCTCCATTCATTTGAAAATTTTCTCGGTGAGCTCAGCTCAAATGGCCTCAAGCTGATCGACAAGCTCCACTTTACGTCCCAGATCTCAGCCTACAAGCGCCGGACATTCGACCTCGTCTTCAACTCAGAAGATCTAGAGCCCCTGCAGAACTACATCAATTCCATGTTTCTCACCAGCGTGGAGATGCCTTTTCGAGTCAACAAATACGGAGCCAAGAACCTTGGGGAATCGCCGTCAGCTGCGGCAGCTGATTCACTTCCCTGCGATCCCTGGAAACTCGATGCTGGCCGCCTGCTGGAACTCATCAAGAGCAAGCAGACTCCTGCCTACTCAGACTTTTACAACCCATCCCTCAAGGCCATCGCTAAGGCGTTCTATCACGATGACTTCAGCTTTCTCACTGCCTGCCTGGATCGAGGCCTGATCGATTCGGGTTTTCACGAACGCTTGACCACCATCTGA
- a CDS encoding glycosyltransferase family 2 protein: MDPSPVPISVVINTLNEEANLPYALRSVQSWAAEVVVCDMHSDDATVAIARSFGARVCLHERLGFADPARAYAIAQARHDWVLVLDADELIPPALARRLAGVVAEGSCDICWIPRLNYLLGAALPGMGWGPDEDAQMRLFRRPAVEVTGDIHRFFHARPGARERRLSYVPDGAIVHFNYIDLSHVLAKLNTYTSIEAAEARAQGRRASLLWALLVSLRREWWGRWLRGRGYRLGWRGLQLTVMMTIYRFVVQAKLAELQAGISAEGVRHSYRQEAERWLIDPDHTT, from the coding sequence ATGGATCCCTCGCCTGTTCCGATCTCGGTGGTGATCAACACCCTCAATGAGGAGGCCAACCTGCCCTACGCCCTGCGCTCGGTGCAGAGCTGGGCAGCGGAGGTGGTGGTCTGCGACATGCACAGCGACGACGCCACCGTGGCGATCGCCCGCTCCTTCGGCGCCCGGGTGTGCCTGCACGAACGGCTCGGCTTCGCCGATCCGGCCCGGGCCTATGCCATCGCCCAGGCCCGCCACGACTGGGTGCTGGTGCTCGATGCCGACGAGCTGATTCCACCCGCTCTGGCGCGGCGATTGGCGGGGGTGGTGGCCGAGGGAAGCTGTGACATCTGCTGGATTCCGCGGCTCAACTATTTGCTGGGGGCGGCGCTGCCGGGCATGGGCTGGGGGCCAGACGAGGACGCCCAGATGCGACTGTTTCGGCGGCCGGCGGTGGAGGTCACCGGCGACATCCACCGTTTCTTTCATGCCCGCCCCGGCGCCCGCGAGCGGCGTTTGAGCTACGTGCCGGACGGCGCCATCGTTCACTTCAACTACATCGACCTCTCCCACGTCCTCGCCAAGCTCAACACCTACACCTCGATCGAGGCGGCCGAGGCGCGGGCGCAGGGGCGGCGAGCTTCACTGCTGTGGGCCCTGCTGGTGTCCCTGCGGCGGGAGTGGTGGGGGCGCTGGCTGCGGGGCCGGGGCTACCGCCTGGGCTGGCGGGGTCTGCAGCTCACCGTGATGATGACGATCTACCGCTTCGTGGTGCAGGCCAAGTTGGCGGAGCTGCAGGCGGGCATCAGTGCCGAGGGTGTCCGCCACAGCTACCGGCAGGAGGCCGAACGCTGGCTGATCGATCCTGACCACACCACTTAG
- a CDS encoding glycosyltransferase family 4 protein yields MSAPTPLALFNGSYLSERPTGIGVVARELVAALDPALVPLLDPLDGERPGSVAIPDDLSPEQGRAGHMRRLIWTQRQLPKLMRASGAPLLLSPLPEAPLLVGVRSIVLAHDLLPLRYPQLTPLLAYHLAYVPLVLHRALRVLCNSEATAREVHGRLGVPLRRLVPIRLGFNPGQLRPLGLERQPFFLVLGRHDPHKNLERVLRAFAALADREHRLTLVGPHDRRYTPKLQRLALELGIAGRCDWLPWVSDQERLQLLNRCRALVLVSLWEGFGLPALEAMACGAPVIAARAGALAEVVGEAALLVEPRSVPAIAAAMGALIREPALAARLAEAGFARAAHFRWSDTARQVEGLLRELS; encoded by the coding sequence ATGAGCGCACCCACCCCGCTGGCTCTGTTCAACGGCAGCTACCTCAGCGAGCGGCCCACCGGCATCGGCGTGGTGGCCAGGGAGCTGGTGGCGGCGCTGGATCCCGCCCTCGTTCCCCTGCTCGATCCGCTCGATGGTGAGCGTCCCGGCAGCGTGGCGATCCCCGATGATCTCTCCCCCGAGCAGGGCCGCGCGGGGCACATGAGGCGGCTGATTTGGACCCAACGCCAGTTGCCCAAGCTGATGCGGGCGAGCGGAGCACCGCTGTTGCTCTCCCCCCTGCCTGAGGCGCCCCTGTTGGTAGGCGTGCGTTCGATCGTGCTCGCCCACGATCTGCTGCCGCTGCGTTACCCCCAGCTGACACCGCTGTTGGCGTACCACCTCGCCTACGTGCCGCTGGTGTTGCACCGGGCGCTGCGGGTGCTGTGCAACTCCGAGGCCACCGCCCGGGAAGTGCACGGGCGCCTGGGGGTGCCGCTGCGGCGCCTGGTGCCGATTCGGCTCGGCTTCAACCCTGGTCAGCTGCGTCCCCTCGGCCTGGAGCGCCAGCCGTTCTTCCTGGTGCTGGGCCGCCACGACCCCCACAAGAACCTGGAGCGGGTGCTGAGGGCCTTCGCCGCCCTGGCGGATCGGGAGCATCGCCTCACCCTGGTGGGCCCCCACGACCGGCGCTACACCCCGAAGCTCCAGCGCCTGGCCCTGGAGTTGGGGATCGCCGGTCGCTGCGACTGGCTTCCCTGGGTGAGTGACCAAGAGCGCCTGCAGCTGTTGAACCGTTGCCGGGCGCTGGTACTGGTGAGCCTGTGGGAGGGTTTTGGCCTGCCTGCCCTGGAGGCCATGGCCTGCGGCGCCCCGGTGATCGCCGCCCGCGCTGGGGCTTTGGCGGAGGTAGTAGGTGAGGCGGCGCTGCTGGTGGAGCCGCGTTCGGTGCCTGCGATCGCCGCGGCCATGGGGGCTCTGATCCGGGAGCCGGCGCTGGCGGCCCGGCTCGCAGAAGCGGGCTTTGCCCGCGCCGCTCATTTTCGTTGGAGCGATACGGCCCGTCAGGTGGAAGGACTGTTGCGGGAGCTGTCCTAA